A genomic segment from uncultured Alistipes sp. encodes:
- a CDS encoding TonB-dependent receptor — MKKFSYSKHLRLWLATLAGCFILAAHAQPGAEVRIQGKVTDKQLNPIVGVVVAVQERQAGTTTASDGSFSIQARIGETLEVSYLGYKKQQFKVTRALTGLDIVLEEDALSLDDVVVVGYGSTSKEKLTGAIATVSTSDFKNRPITDVSLALQGKVTGVQVTQTSGQPGADSGTITVRGIGTLNDSSPLIIIDGFESSFDKVDPKDIESISVLKDAASAAIYGNKAANGVILITTKKGRSGKLSVEYNGYVSVQQVTRYPELLGAVDYMTLYNEACLNSGQQLRYSQSYIDHFDGSDPALYPDRDWADFYFKPAVMHNHYVKLAGGSEQLAYTLSMGYLGQDGILEGTEFDKYSFRMNASSSLLNDRLKISTNIAGYSGVKTDLVDGTGNTLYRIVAMTPMVNARMEGYGWTDWFYDDAAREAGGYNQTDIGNFSGNINIQLSLLKNLKLEGAVNFDRTTETGQIYAPDVELYTVFTGADGSQTIGESNSRESSITESTYRYGNLSSYVTLSYWATAGENHHFKVMAGWQQGQWNNKYYKASRTRLTTNLPSLEVGDPATQKNSSWETEVTSLSLFGRFNYDYKEKYLFEANVRYDGSSKFATGHKWGLFPSFSAGWRISEEKFMQDVRWIDELKLRASWGQLGNEKIWSSYAGIDILSIGSCNYIWENQQATGAATSYIANKDLTWETTTQYNIGADLRLFGSLSFTGDFYVKETDDILMQLPVSGIFGFTEDPWKNAGRMRNVGCEFALSYNKMFREWEFSAGASISFNRNEILDLKGQSPILNSTTGIILEEGRPINTLYGYAIEGIYQSDEEIHNHLQTFDRDGNPVNSYSGLIAAPGDIRFKDQNGDGIIDMDHDRVALGDPNPDFLYSFNLGARWKGFDVTAFFQGVYGGEGWSSGELVSPFFNGYNSAAWMTKRWTPENPNNTYQRVYIDSQRASIKSEYYVEDLSYLRLKNFEIGYTFPKEWLAKIHLSGLRVFVSGQNLFTLTRYKGFDPERAGVNATNIYDYPLVRTFTAGLNVTF, encoded by the coding sequence ATGAAGAAATTCAGCTATTCCAAACACCTGCGTTTGTGGCTCGCGACACTGGCTGGATGTTTCATCCTGGCCGCGCACGCACAACCCGGCGCGGAGGTCCGCATCCAGGGCAAGGTGACGGACAAACAGCTCAACCCCATCGTCGGCGTCGTCGTGGCCGTGCAGGAGCGGCAGGCCGGCACCACGACCGCGTCGGACGGCTCCTTCTCGATCCAGGCCCGGATCGGCGAGACGCTCGAAGTCTCCTACCTCGGGTACAAGAAACAGCAGTTCAAGGTGACCCGGGCCCTCACCGGTCTGGACATCGTCCTCGAGGAGGATGCCCTCTCCCTGGACGATGTCGTGGTCGTCGGATACGGCTCGACCAGCAAGGAGAAGCTCACCGGAGCCATCGCCACCGTCTCGACCTCCGACTTCAAGAACCGACCGATCACCGACGTCTCCCTCGCCCTGCAAGGCAAGGTCACCGGCGTACAGGTGACGCAGACCTCCGGACAGCCCGGCGCCGACAGCGGTACGATCACCGTGCGCGGTATCGGTACGCTCAACGACTCGTCGCCGCTGATCATCATCGACGGTTTCGAATCCTCGTTCGACAAGGTGGACCCGAAGGACATCGAGTCGATCTCGGTGCTCAAAGACGCCGCCTCGGCCGCCATCTACGGTAACAAGGCCGCCAACGGCGTCATCCTGATCACCACGAAAAAGGGCCGTTCGGGAAAACTCTCGGTCGAATACAACGGCTATGTCTCCGTGCAGCAGGTGACCCGCTATCCCGAACTCCTCGGGGCGGTCGACTACATGACGCTCTACAACGAGGCGTGCCTCAACTCGGGGCAGCAGCTCCGGTACAGCCAGAGCTATATCGACCACTTCGACGGCAGCGACCCGGCACTCTACCCCGACCGTGACTGGGCGGATTTCTACTTCAAGCCCGCCGTGATGCACAACCACTACGTCAAGCTCGCCGGAGGTTCCGAACAGCTGGCCTACACGCTGTCGATGGGTTATCTCGGGCAGGACGGTATCCTCGAAGGAACGGAGTTCGACAAGTACAGCTTCCGCATGAACGCGTCGAGCTCGCTGCTGAACGACCGGCTGAAAATCTCAACCAACATCGCCGGCTATTCGGGCGTCAAGACCGACCTCGTGGACGGAACCGGAAACACGCTCTACCGGATCGTCGCCATGACCCCGATGGTCAACGCCAGGATGGAGGGATACGGATGGACCGACTGGTTCTATGACGACGCCGCACGCGAAGCCGGCGGATACAACCAGACCGACATCGGGAATTTCAGTGGCAACATCAACATCCAGCTCTCGCTGCTGAAAAACCTCAAACTGGAAGGTGCCGTGAACTTCGACCGGACGACCGAAACGGGGCAGATCTACGCCCCGGACGTCGAGCTCTATACGGTCTTCACCGGCGCCGACGGATCGCAGACCATCGGCGAAAGCAACTCCCGCGAATCGTCGATCACCGAGTCGACCTACCGCTACGGGAATCTGTCCAGCTATGTGACCCTCTCCTACTGGGCCACGGCCGGCGAGAACCACCATTTCAAGGTGATGGCCGGATGGCAGCAGGGACAGTGGAACAACAAGTACTACAAGGCTTCGCGCACGCGTCTGACGACCAACCTCCCGTCGCTCGAAGTCGGAGACCCCGCCACGCAGAAGAACTCCAGCTGGGAGACCGAGGTAACGAGCCTCTCCCTGTTCGGGCGCTTCAATTACGACTACAAGGAGAAATACCTCTTCGAGGCCAACGTCCGTTACGACGGGTCGTCGAAATTCGCCACCGGGCACAAGTGGGGTCTCTTCCCCTCGTTCTCGGCCGGATGGCGCATCTCCGAGGAGAAGTTCATGCAGGATGTCCGCTGGATCGACGAGTTGAAACTCCGCGCATCGTGGGGCCAGCTCGGAAACGAGAAGATCTGGAGCTCCTACGCCGGCATCGACATCCTCTCGATCGGCTCATGCAACTACATTTGGGAGAACCAGCAGGCAACCGGCGCCGCCACCTCCTACATCGCCAACAAGGACCTGACCTGGGAGACCACCACGCAATACAACATCGGAGCCGACCTGCGGCTCTTCGGATCGCTCTCCTTCACCGGCGACTTCTACGTCAAGGAGACCGACGACATTCTGATGCAGCTCCCCGTTTCGGGCATCTTCGGATTCACCGAGGACCCGTGGAAGAATGCCGGACGCATGCGCAACGTCGGCTGTGAGTTCGCCCTCTCCTACAACAAGATGTTCCGCGAATGGGAGTTCTCGGCCGGGGCCAGCATCTCGTTCAACCGCAACGAGATCCTCGACCTGAAAGGCCAGAGCCCGATCCTCAACTCCACGACGGGCATCATCCTCGAGGAGGGACGGCCCATCAACACCCTCTACGGATATGCCATCGAGGGCATCTACCAGAGCGACGAGGAGATTCACAACCATCTGCAAACGTTCGACCGCGACGGAAATCCCGTAAACTCCTACTCGGGACTGATCGCCGCTCCCGGCGACATCCGCTTCAAGGACCAGAACGGCGACGGCATCATCGACATGGACCACGACCGCGTCGCGCTGGGCGACCCCAACCCCGACTTCCTCTACTCGTTCAACCTCGGGGCCCGCTGGAAGGGTTTCGACGTCACGGCCTTCTTCCAGGGCGTCTACGGCGGTGAGGGGTGGAGCTCCGGCGAGCTCGTATCGCCCTTCTTCAACGGATACAACTCCGCCGCCTGGATGACCAAGCGCTGGACCCCCGAAAACCCCAACAACACCTATCAGCGCGTCTACATCGACAGCCAGCGCGCCTCGATCAAGTCGGAATACTATGTCGAGGACCTCTCCTATCTGCGTCTGAAAAACTTCGAGATCGGATACACCTTCCCCAAGGAGTGGCTCGCGAAGATCCACCTTTCGGGCCTGCGCGTCTTCGTCAGCGGACAGAACCTCTTCACGCTCACACGCTACAAGGGATTCGATCCGGAGCGCGCCGGCGTCAACGCAACCAACATCTACGACTATCCGCTGGTCCGCACCTTCACGGCCGGACTCAACGTAACCTTTTAA
- a CDS encoding xylose ABC transporter → MKMYTIILAALLGISQLAACQKEETWKDENGKGSVSYPHRYYIDPENGAYYNTGHSPEQAWESVDRIMEQPWKAGDTILIKRGTVYNGTLTLRGSGTAEAPIVLGSYGDESLPLPEIAGGGSYETILIRNVQYWELQDLKITNKGNEPRPKIAGIRIEADNIEGGVMNHIHIRRCEIADVYGTKTHHNEGGGSGIFYYNVIGGTNPSSFNDLVVEDCRIVNCQRDGLTGYLATGDRTQRKANTGFIFRRNVFEGIPGDQIIVNGCDDALVEYNIVRNCAPGDFADENIPNRMEAAAALWCIHSDGTIFRYNIVQDHKATWDGQAFDCDQNCRNTLFEYNISYNNVGGWLMLCPSDVSFDKNYVSQEGTVVRYNVSINDGTRDYVKGNGQTLSSTIDVVGRVGSCHFYNNTIIKTRSAATHADNTAITFDNYTNIPGSLLFTNNIFYNTTGTANPFTKVGAGEFIDNQGLILRNNCIFGYQEGTIPGSDEHNTANISADPAFVRLIEEFTSNNNLVDRDEILDGLRLATGSPCIGAGIGIPEDPIFPFSEDFWGEPVGDARNIGAYNH, encoded by the coding sequence ATGAAAATGTACACCATCATACTCGCGGCGCTGCTGGGCATCAGCCAGCTGGCCGCCTGCCAGAAGGAGGAGACCTGGAAGGACGAAAACGGCAAGGGCAGCGTCTCCTACCCGCACCGCTACTACATCGACCCCGAAAACGGCGCCTATTACAATACGGGACACTCCCCGGAACAGGCCTGGGAGAGCGTGGACCGCATCATGGAGCAGCCCTGGAAGGCCGGCGACACGATCCTCATCAAACGGGGTACGGTCTATAACGGCACGCTCACGCTCCGCGGCAGCGGAACGGCCGAGGCCCCGATCGTCCTCGGGTCCTATGGTGACGAGAGCCTGCCGTTGCCCGAAATCGCAGGTGGCGGAAGCTACGAGACCATTCTGATCCGCAACGTGCAGTACTGGGAGTTGCAGGATCTGAAAATCACCAACAAGGGAAATGAACCGCGGCCCAAGATCGCCGGCATCCGGATCGAGGCCGACAATATCGAGGGCGGCGTGATGAACCATATCCACATCCGCCGGTGCGAGATCGCCGACGTCTACGGCACGAAAACCCACCACAACGAAGGCGGCGGTTCGGGCATCTTCTACTACAACGTCATTGGCGGCACGAACCCCTCGTCGTTCAACGACCTGGTGGTCGAGGACTGCCGCATCGTCAACTGCCAGCGGGACGGTCTGACGGGCTATCTGGCCACGGGCGACCGCACGCAGCGCAAGGCCAACACGGGATTCATCTTCCGGCGCAACGTCTTCGAGGGGATACCGGGCGACCAGATCATCGTCAACGGCTGCGACGACGCGCTGGTCGAATACAACATCGTCCGCAACTGCGCTCCGGGCGACTTCGCCGATGAAAACATCCCGAACCGCATGGAGGCCGCCGCAGCCCTGTGGTGCATCCACAGCGACGGGACCATCTTCCGCTACAACATCGTGCAGGACCACAAGGCCACGTGGGACGGACAGGCCTTCGACTGCGATCAGAACTGCCGCAACACGCTCTTCGAATACAACATCTCCTACAACAACGTGGGCGGATGGCTGATGCTGTGCCCCAGCGACGTCTCCTTCGACAAGAACTACGTCTCGCAAGAGGGAACCGTCGTGCGGTACAACGTCAGCATCAACGACGGCACGCGCGATTACGTGAAGGGCAACGGACAGACCCTCTCGTCGACGATCGACGTCGTGGGACGCGTCGGGTCGTGCCACTTCTACAACAACACGATCATCAAGACCCGTTCGGCCGCAACCCATGCGGACAACACGGCCATCACGTTCGACAACTACACGAACATCCCCGGTTCGCTGCTCTTCACCAACAACATCTTCTACAACACGACCGGCACGGCCAACCCCTTCACGAAGGTCGGGGCCGGAGAGTTCATCGACAACCAGGGATTGATCCTGCGCAACAACTGCATCTTCGGCTACCAGGAGGGAACCATCCCCGGGAGCGACGAACACAACACGGCCAACATCTCGGCTGACCCGGCGTTCGTCCGCCTGATCGAGGAGTTCACGTCCAACAACAACCTCGTCGACCGCGACGAGATCCTCGACGGGCTGCGCCTGGCAACGGGTTCACCCTGCATCGGAGCCGGGATCGGAATCCCCGAGGATCCGATCTTCCCGTTCTCTGAGGACTTCTGGGGAGAGCCCGTCGGCGATGCCCGCAACATCGGAGCCTACAACCATTAA
- a CDS encoding fibrobacter succinogenes major paralogous domain-containing protein: MKKLATYCIPFAAAFTLAVTSCEQKVDYVDPTWARAISPAEGATLKIDFFKPDDKQIFTWEARPGATYRISFDVNMYFENAVTFDMGTKDSLVLTNAETLDMLREVWPDFSGNKRFFWRVEQTRNGEVRSVWRHFSAIPLVESFTDPRDNQTYGACQFILNDGSLMTIMSENLRATAYSDGEPLPDEAKIAMGDGYCNDPLYVQKVGRYYTWAAATRLTWDEAKAAYEAGETVQGVCPEGWHLPSIDEFNALREYLGADTGADAVKDPSYWPTTASITNSAKLNIVVSGFYWHEGLTFLTDPTFTARFWSSTPRLAGMQFSYGDTASADDPTKAVLLSIYDDASSLNIQSYSIVPTVENHMYPIRCVMDPM; encoded by the coding sequence ATGAAAAAGCTTGCAACATACTGCATTCCGTTCGCCGCGGCGTTCACCCTGGCGGTGACCTCCTGCGAACAGAAGGTCGATTATGTCGACCCGACCTGGGCGCGCGCCATCTCGCCCGCCGAAGGCGCGACGCTGAAAATTGACTTCTTCAAACCCGACGACAAACAGATCTTCACCTGGGAAGCACGACCCGGCGCCACGTACCGGATCTCGTTCGACGTGAACATGTACTTCGAGAACGCCGTCACCTTCGACATGGGGACCAAGGACTCGCTCGTGCTGACCAATGCCGAGACGCTCGACATGCTGCGCGAGGTATGGCCCGACTTCTCGGGCAACAAGCGCTTCTTCTGGCGCGTCGAGCAGACCCGCAACGGCGAGGTCCGCAGCGTCTGGCGTCATTTCAGCGCCATCCCGCTCGTCGAGAGCTTCACCGATCCCCGTGACAACCAGACCTACGGGGCCTGCCAGTTCATCCTCAACGACGGATCGCTGATGACCATCATGTCCGAAAACCTCCGCGCCACGGCCTACTCCGATGGGGAACCGCTGCCCGACGAGGCCAAGATCGCCATGGGCGACGGTTACTGCAACGACCCGCTCTATGTGCAGAAGGTCGGCCGCTACTACACGTGGGCTGCCGCCACGCGCTTGACCTGGGACGAGGCCAAGGCCGCCTACGAAGCCGGCGAGACGGTGCAGGGCGTCTGCCCCGAAGGGTGGCACCTGCCGTCGATCGACGAATTCAACGCCCTGCGCGAATACCTCGGGGCCGACACGGGCGCCGATGCCGTGAAGGATCCCTCCTACTGGCCGACGACGGCCTCCATCACGAACAGCGCCAAGCTGAACATCGTGGTGTCGGGATTCTACTGGCACGAAGGGCTCACGTTCCTCACCGACCCGACCTTCACGGCCCGCTTCTGGAGCTCGACGCCCCGGTTGGCCGGCATGCAGTTCTCCTACGGCGACACGGCATCGGCCGACGATCCGACGAAAGCCGTGCTGCTGTCGATCTACGACGATGCCTCGTCGCTCAACATCCAGTCGTACAGCATCGTCCCGACTGTTGAGAACCACATGTATCCCATCCGCTGCGTGATGGACCCGATGTAA
- a CDS encoding right-handed parallel beta-helix repeat-containing protein: MKLPFLYLAALLGLLFQGCGRQHVRQISIPLDGRTDYTSLIREILREHPQGEIRLEFNPGVYDFYPEEAEERFLRVSNNDNGTKRIAFPLDGMRRVTICGNDTEFRFHGAIVPFYIADCEEVTLRGLTFDYDLPFVLEGRVIARHPEIRGVDLKITSGNPVRVVDGALHFSGYDWERTQGDNIVFDPETRAPYYNTARFLHPYWKGQLKAEMLGKDTVRLFGFLSPELPPVGSIFADKGPFRENRHCPGIVVHATRGLTIEQSVIHASGAMALICENSEEISLNGFDVRLREGSGRFISASADATHFVNCRGTIRFDGCLFENMLDDATNVHGTYLRVDSIRGGRLLTARFGHVQQQGFDFARKGDTLRLIDRVSLRPQCTFVAEEARPLDDETWEIRSAADLPDSLPELLAVENPCHMPAVEMRRCTVRNNRARSILISTPGRVVVEENYFSSMMAGVLIAGDANSWFESGSVRDVLIRNNTFVNFGTGGENPQSVLQISPEIPTAGRGGDFRYHGRIVFTGNTVRTFDSQVIYALSVDRLEITGNRFIQSRDYPPIFDGLSYIDLQYCREADISGNRFEGDRTVEVSAVACDSVRLNPRQAGFAPAVVNKPNTFFYKQ; the protein is encoded by the coding sequence ATGAAATTGCCATTTTTGTATCTCGCAGCCCTTCTCGGCCTCCTGTTCCAGGGGTGCGGCAGGCAGCACGTGCGGCAGATCTCCATTCCGCTCGACGGCCGTACGGACTACACCTCCCTCATCCGCGAAATCCTCCGAGAACATCCACAGGGTGAGATCCGGCTGGAATTCAATCCCGGCGTCTATGACTTCTACCCCGAAGAGGCCGAAGAGCGCTTCCTCCGGGTCTCGAACAACGACAACGGAACCAAACGCATCGCCTTCCCGCTGGACGGCATGCGCCGGGTCACCATCTGCGGGAACGACACCGAATTCCGTTTCCACGGAGCGATCGTACCTTTCTACATTGCCGACTGCGAGGAGGTGACGCTCCGCGGCCTGACGTTTGACTACGACCTTCCGTTCGTGCTGGAAGGCCGCGTGATCGCCCGGCACCCCGAGATCCGGGGCGTCGATCTGAAAATCACCAGCGGGAATCCCGTCCGGGTCGTCGACGGGGCTCTGCACTTCTCCGGATACGACTGGGAGCGCACCCAGGGCGACAACATCGTCTTCGATCCCGAAACCCGCGCCCCCTACTACAACACGGCCCGCTTCCTGCACCCCTACTGGAAGGGACAGTTGAAGGCCGAGATGCTCGGCAAGGACACAGTCCGGCTCTTCGGGTTCCTCTCGCCGGAACTCCCGCCCGTGGGTTCCATCTTCGCCGACAAGGGCCCGTTCCGCGAAAACCGCCACTGCCCGGGCATCGTCGTGCACGCCACGCGCGGGCTGACCATCGAACAAAGCGTCATCCATGCCTCGGGAGCCATGGCGCTGATTTGCGAAAATTCGGAGGAGATCTCGCTCAACGGCTTCGACGTCCGCCTGCGGGAGGGTTCCGGCCGCTTCATCTCCGCATCGGCCGACGCCACCCACTTCGTCAACTGCCGCGGTACGATCCGCTTCGACGGCTGTCTCTTCGAGAACATGCTCGACGATGCGACGAACGTTCACGGAACCTACCTGCGTGTCGACTCGATCCGCGGAGGACGGCTCCTCACGGCCCGTTTCGGGCACGTCCAGCAGCAGGGATTCGACTTCGCGCGCAAGGGCGACACGCTCCGGCTCATCGACCGCGTCTCGCTCCGCCCGCAGTGCACCTTCGTGGCCGAAGAGGCCCGGCCGCTCGACGACGAAACCTGGGAGATCCGCTCCGCCGCCGACCTTCCCGACTCGCTGCCCGAACTCCTCGCCGTCGAGAACCCCTGCCACATGCCCGCCGTCGAGATGCGACGCTGTACGGTGCGCAACAACCGTGCCCGTAGCATCCTGATCTCCACACCGGGCCGGGTCGTCGTCGAGGAGAACTACTTCTCGTCGATGATGGCCGGCGTACTGATCGCAGGCGACGCCAACTCCTGGTTCGAGTCGGGCAGCGTGCGCGACGTGCTCATCCGCAACAACACCTTCGTCAACTTCGGAACTGGCGGCGAAAATCCCCAGTCCGTGCTGCAAATATCCCCCGAAATCCCGACCGCGGGCCGCGGCGGCGACTTCCGCTACCACGGACGCATCGTTTTCACCGGCAATACCGTCCGCACCTTCGATTCGCAGGTCATCTACGCGTTGAGCGTCGACCGGCTGGAAATCACCGGCAACCGCTTCATCCAGAGCCGGGACTATCCGCCGATCTTCGACGGGCTCTCCTACATCGACCTGCAATACTGCCGGGAGGCCGACATCTCGGGCAACCGCTTCGAGGGCGACCGCACGGTCGAGGTCAGCGCCGTGGCCTGCGACTCGGTCCGGCTGAATCCCCGTCAGGCAGGATTCGCACCCGCCGTGGTGAACAAGCCCAACACCTTCTTCTACAAACAGTAA
- a CDS encoding RagB/SusD family nutrient uptake outer membrane protein — protein MKNLNTFKTLALALLLGVAGGCSGYLDTVPVDKSSPNTFLKGIEQAQSMLAGIYYCFYDESPAYITPYTYENMCDNSYNHHTWEFSAEFAQGTQTAASWWAELKWTKDWQAISRANTLIRSMALASGISESDSQKILAEARFLRAWFYFDLVRFYGRVPLVDENSPQENAPREDLDKVLAFIKEDVKYAITYLDNILGGEVACQGSAQMLKLQIAQYEYDHATVIECAKAIQALGYDLYGDFRKLFLDEGINDPANKEVIFKVNYAEDLQSSYMTQLWYNWFSFNTTLEMVNSFFTANGLPIKPLEADNGASIPADPTYDEEHPFDNRDPRLKLSVLCPGDEYRCDGTSRYQAHWQPANWDNKTGFAAKKGANETLLNLDNDGGDKILMRYGEVLLAWAEAENELNGPAGVYELIDPLRRRVGMITLTESLPNLTRETMRALIRNERRVELFHEGQRWHDIRRWKIAEKVMTDAHGLDVSKLQYYPVSGEPTPYWQYVEVVVDKRSFNKDRDYLWPIPLKELNANPLIRDDQNPGY, from the coding sequence ATGAAAAACCTGAATACTTTCAAGACACTCGCCCTGGCACTGCTGCTCGGTGTAGCGGGCGGTTGCAGCGGGTATCTCGACACGGTTCCCGTGGACAAGTCCTCGCCCAACACTTTCCTCAAAGGCATCGAACAAGCCCAAAGCATGCTCGCCGGCATTTACTACTGCTTCTATGACGAATCCCCGGCCTACATCACGCCCTACACCTACGAAAACATGTGCGACAACTCCTACAACCACCACACCTGGGAGTTCAGCGCCGAATTCGCACAGGGTACGCAGACCGCTGCCAGCTGGTGGGCCGAACTCAAATGGACCAAGGACTGGCAGGCCATCTCCCGGGCCAACACGCTGATCCGTTCGATGGCCCTGGCGTCGGGCATCAGCGAGTCGGACAGCCAGAAGATCCTGGCCGAAGCCCGGTTCCTCCGCGCCTGGTTCTATTTCGATCTGGTACGCTTCTACGGCCGCGTGCCGCTCGTCGACGAAAACTCCCCGCAGGAGAACGCTCCCCGCGAAGATCTCGACAAGGTGCTGGCCTTCATCAAGGAGGATGTGAAGTACGCCATCACCTACCTCGACAACATCCTCGGTGGCGAGGTGGCCTGTCAGGGTTCGGCGCAGATGCTCAAACTCCAAATCGCCCAGTACGAATACGACCACGCAACGGTCATCGAATGTGCCAAGGCCATCCAGGCATTGGGATATGACCTCTACGGCGACTTCCGCAAGCTGTTCCTCGACGAGGGTATCAACGACCCGGCAAACAAGGAGGTGATCTTCAAGGTCAACTACGCCGAGGATCTCCAATCGAGCTACATGACCCAGCTGTGGTACAACTGGTTCTCGTTCAACACGACCCTCGAAATGGTCAACAGCTTCTTCACGGCCAACGGACTGCCCATCAAGCCGCTCGAAGCCGACAACGGAGCCTCGATCCCGGCCGACCCGACCTACGACGAGGAGCATCCGTTCGACAACCGCGACCCGCGGCTGAAACTCTCCGTCCTCTGCCCCGGCGACGAGTACCGCTGCGACGGAACCTCCCGTTACCAAGCCCACTGGCAGCCCGCCAACTGGGATAACAAGACCGGATTTGCCGCCAAGAAGGGTGCCAACGAAACGCTGCTGAATCTCGACAACGACGGCGGCGACAAGATCCTGATGCGCTACGGCGAAGTGCTGCTGGCGTGGGCCGAGGCCGAAAACGAACTCAACGGCCCGGCGGGCGTATACGAGTTGATCGACCCGCTGCGTCGGCGTGTCGGCATGATCACGCTCACGGAGTCGCTGCCCAACCTCACGAGGGAGACTATGCGGGCGCTGATCCGCAACGAACGCCGCGTGGAGCTCTTCCACGAAGGACAGCGCTGGCACGACATCCGCCGCTGGAAGATCGCCGAAAAGGTGATGACCGACGCCCACGGACTCGACGTCTCGAAACTCCAGTACTACCCCGTGAGCGGCGAACCGACGCCCTACTGGCAGTACGTCGAAGTGGTCGTCGACAAACGCTCCTTCAACAAGGACCGCGACTATCTGTGGCCCATTCCGCTCAAAGAGCTGAATGCCAACCCGCTGATCCGCGACGACCAGAACCCCGGCTACTAA
- a CDS encoding glycoside hydrolase family 43 protein, which produces MRKNRLTALIAALLLLGGCSRPEFRPGAVWTDTDGAVINAHGGGILYDGGRYYWFGEHKVEGTAGNLAQVGVHCYSSMNLYDWQNEGIVLPVEPEGSGSPIEKGCILERPKVIRNARTGQYVMWFHLEPKGAGYTGAMSGVAVSDRPTGPYRFLKAVRPNAGHYPVNALPQHAGPSRAEGMRFDGGSLPEHPDSLNIVGRDMAGGQMARDMTLFVDDDGRAYHIYSSEENSTLHIAELSDDYLSHSGRYARFFVGRFMEAPAIVKHDGRYWMMMSGCTGWAPNAARSAVADSIWGPWTECGNPCSGPLAETTYDSQSTFLFTVAGTDRCIYMGDRWNPENAADGRYVWLPVRFDGDRFRVEWHDRWRWEE; this is translated from the coding sequence ATGCGCAAGAACAGACTCACGGCACTCATCGCGGCACTCCTCCTGCTCGGAGGGTGCTCGCGTCCGGAATTCCGCCCCGGAGCGGTATGGACCGACACCGACGGCGCCGTCATCAACGCCCACGGAGGAGGCATCCTCTACGACGGCGGACGCTACTACTGGTTCGGAGAACACAAGGTCGAAGGTACGGCCGGGAACCTCGCCCAGGTCGGCGTCCACTGCTATTCGTCGATGAACCTCTACGACTGGCAGAATGAAGGCATCGTCCTGCCCGTGGAGCCCGAAGGCTCCGGAAGCCCCATCGAAAAGGGCTGCATCCTCGAACGCCCCAAGGTCATCCGAAACGCCCGGACCGGGCAGTATGTCATGTGGTTTCACCTCGAACCGAAAGGAGCCGGATATACGGGCGCAATGAGCGGCGTGGCGGTCAGCGACCGTCCGACGGGTCCGTACCGGTTTCTGAAAGCCGTGCGCCCCAACGCCGGGCACTACCCGGTGAACGCCCTGCCGCAGCACGCCGGCCCCAGCCGCGCCGAAGGAATGCGGTTCGACGGCGGCAGCCTGCCCGAACATCCCGACTCGTTGAACATCGTCGGGCGCGACATGGCCGGCGGACAGATGGCCCGCGACATGACGCTCTTCGTCGACGATGACGGCCGCGCCTACCACATCTATTCGTCCGAGGAGAACAGCACGCTCCACATCGCCGAACTCTCCGACGACTACCTCTCGCACAGCGGCCGCTATGCCCGCTTCTTCGTCGGGAGGTTCATGGAGGCCCCCGCCATCGTCAAGCACGACGGACGCTACTGGATGATGATGTCCGGCTGCACGGGCTGGGCGCCCAATGCCGCACGGTCGGCCGTGGCGGACTCGATCTGGGGTCCGTGGACCGAGTGCGGGAACCCCTGCTCCGGGCCGCTGGCCGAAACAACCTACGACTCGCAGAGCACCTTCCTGTTCACCGTCGCCGGCACCGACCGCTGCATCTACATGGGCGACCGCTGGAATCCCGAAAATGCCGCCGACGGGCGCTACGTCTGGCTTCCCGTCCGGTTCGACGGCGACCGTTTCCGCGTCGAGTGGCACGACCGCTGGCGCTGGGAAGAGTGA